A genomic window from Flavobacterium hankyongi includes:
- the kdpA gene encoding potassium-transporting ATPase subunit KdpA, with amino-acid sequence MNTEILGIIAMFLITLGLSIPLGKYIAKVYSGQKTFLDPVFNPIEELFYKISGIDASKEMNWKQHMIVLLTLNMIWFLLVMLVLMCQGWLPLNPDNNPSMTADLAFNTAISFIVNCNLQHYSGETGLSYLGQLFLMFLQFVSAGIGLAAAAVLFNALKERTTEKLGNFYNYFIKSCTRILLPVSVVVAVILLFNGTPMTFKGKETITTLQGDTVQVSQGPVAAFTAIKHVGTNGGGFFGVNSAHPFENPNYFTNMVEMVAQMIIPFAMIFALGFYLNRRKLSWMIFSVMTIGFLVLTVPTVITEMNGNPEIAKMGIDISNGATEGKEVRFGAAASGYWSIATTVISTGSVNSMHDSAMPLSGMNQLLAMMVNCFYGGCGVGILNFYIFIILAVFISGLMVGRTPEFLGKKIEAREMKIAMIVALLHTLLILAGTALSTGFPELGASTLNNPGFHGFSEILYEFTSSSANNGSGFEGLGDNNPWWNITTGIVLILSRFLPIIGPIAIAGILANKKHIPESAGTLKTDTATFGLMIFSVIAIIAALSFFPALALGPIAEYFSMK; translated from the coding sequence ATGAACACAGAAATTTTAGGAATTATTGCAATGTTTCTCATTACGTTGGGATTATCTATTCCGTTGGGAAAATACATTGCAAAAGTATATTCAGGACAAAAAACATTTTTAGATCCTGTTTTCAATCCAATTGAAGAATTATTTTATAAAATTAGCGGCATTGATGCTTCTAAAGAAATGAACTGGAAGCAACATATGATTGTTTTGCTAACCCTGAACATGATCTGGTTTTTACTAGTAATGCTAGTTTTAATGTGTCAGGGATGGCTTCCATTAAATCCAGACAACAACCCAAGCATGACTGCCGATTTAGCTTTTAACACTGCTATTTCTTTCATTGTTAATTGCAACCTGCAACACTATTCTGGGGAAACTGGTTTAAGTTATTTAGGACAATTGTTTTTAATGTTCTTACAGTTTGTTTCTGCTGGTATAGGATTAGCAGCCGCAGCAGTATTGTTTAATGCCTTAAAAGAAAGAACTACCGAAAAACTGGGTAATTTCTACAACTATTTTATTAAATCATGCACTCGTATTTTGTTGCCTGTTTCAGTAGTCGTAGCAGTTATTTTGTTATTCAATGGTACACCAATGACTTTTAAAGGAAAAGAAACAATAACAACACTTCAGGGAGATACTGTTCAGGTTTCTCAAGGCCCAGTTGCCGCTTTTACCGCTATCAAGCACGTAGGAACTAATGGAGGTGGCTTTTTCGGAGTCAACTCTGCACACCCTTTTGAAAATCCCAACTATTTTACCAATATGGTCGAAATGGTGGCACAAATGATAATACCTTTTGCGATGATTTTTGCTCTCGGTTTCTATTTGAACCGCCGCAAATTGTCGTGGATGATTTTTAGCGTGATGACCATTGGGTTTCTTGTTTTAACCGTTCCAACGGTAATTACAGAAATGAACGGTAATCCTGAGATTGCAAAAATGGGGATTGATATATCTAACGGAGCGACAGAAGGAAAGGAAGTGCGCTTTGGAGCTGCTGCTTCTGGATATTGGAGTATTGCTACAACCGTTATTTCAACTGGTTCTGTGAATTCAATGCACGATAGCGCCATGCCACTTTCGGGAATGAATCAATTGTTAGCCATGATGGTAAATTGTTTTTATGGTGGTTGTGGTGTTGGGATATTAAACTTCTACATTTTTATCATTCTTGCAGTTTTCATCAGCGGATTAATGGTAGGAAGGACACCTGAGTTTTTAGGAAAGAAAATTGAAGCCAGAGAAATGAAAATAGCCATGATTGTTGCTTTGCTGCATACCTTGCTGATTTTAGCAGGAACAGCACTTTCGACAGGATTCCCTGAATTGGGAGCAAGTACCTTAAACAACCCTGGGTTTCATGGTTTTAGTGAAATACTGTATGAGTTTACCTCTTCTTCAGCAAATAACGGAAGTGGATTTGAAGGTCTTGGAGACAATAATCCGTGGTGGAACATCACAACAGGAATTGTACTGATTTTATCAAGATTCTTACCCATTATAGGTCCAATCGCAATTGCAGGTATTTTGGCAAATAAAAAACATATTCCTGAGAGTGCTGGAACCTTAAAAACAGATACAGCAACTTTTGGACTGATGATTTTTTCTGTCATTGCTATCATTGCTGCTTTGTCTTTCTTTCCAGCTTTAGCTTTAGGTCCGATTGCTGAATATTTTTCAATGAAATAA